CATCAGGTGTGCTGTCGATGGCGGGCCAGGACCTGGCGGTCGACCGACTGCTGCAGCATCTCGATGTCGATGTGCCAGCGGCGATTGACGGCATTGCTTTTATGCTGGCACAGCGTGATCAGTGGTTGCCGCTGATCGGCCATATCTACGCCGAGGATGCCCTTGATCGCCTGGAAGGCTATCTTCGCGAAACCCTTGAAAAGGAGCTGGGTGAACTGGTACAGGCGATGCCTGCCGGATGGCAGCATCAACTGGCAGAGCCCGCTCGGATGGCAGCTGCAACGCTTGCAGAAAAGGTGCCAGAGCCCGGTGACAAGCGCGAGATTGTTGCGCTGCTGGACTGGGAAGCAGGGAGCCTGACCGACGATCCTGACCAGCTGCCGCAGTGGATTGGCCTGGCCCAGTTGTTGCTGACCAGCAGCGGTGGGCCACGCGCACGTCTGACCAAGAGTGAAGGGTGTGACCGCAATACAGCCCACAAGGATACCTTGTCGCAATGGCTTTCTGCCTGGGACGCCAAGGAAGCGCCGCGGTGGTGCAGGCAACTGCACGCGGTGCGATCCATGCCGCAGCCTCACTTCACGCCCGGGCAAGGGGGTATTCTCGCGGCCCAGGCTCGTGTGCTCATGCTTGCGGTGGCTCAACTTCAGCTGGAGTTCACTGCGCGAGCTGAAGTCGATTTCATTGAGGTGGCTCAGCGCGCGACCCAGGCGCTGGGGCATGCGGATGACCCAAGCGATCTTCTGCTCAGACTGGATCAGCAGATCTCCCATCTTCTGGTTGACGAGTTTCAGGACACCAGCAAAGCCCAGTTGGACCTGCTTGAGACATTGATTTCTGGCTGGCAGCCAGGCGATGACAGGACGCTTTTCATTGTGGGCGATCCGATGCAGTCCATTTACAGGTTCAGAAAGGCGGAGGTAGGCCTGTTTCTGCAGGTCCGTGATCTGGGAATTGGTGAAGTGGATCTGGCTTGCTTGCAACTCACAGAAAACTTCCGCTCAAGTGGCTCTATTGTGCAGTGGGTCAACGAGGTCTTCTCCCGGGTGCTGCCTGACGAAGACTCAGACGAGATGGGAGCGATTCGCTACAGCCCCTCGGTTGCCTGGCATCCCCCGTCCGGGAAGCCGGCAGTCAGCTGGCATCTTCAGGGTGATGATGAGGCGATCGAGCAGGAAGTTCTCGAGCTTGCGAGGTCGGCCTGGGAAACCCATGCCGAGTCGGACAAGCCAGTAGCCATTCTGGTCAAAGCCCGGTCGCACCTTGGACGGGTGACGCTGGCTTTGCGCAAAGCGGGACTGCCGACCCGGGCGATTGATCTCGAGCCACTCGGGGATCGCCCTGTCGTGATGGACCTGGTTGCGCTGGCGCGCGCGATGGTGCATACGGCCGATCGCGCCTCCTGGATCGCCGTGCTCAGAGCACCGTGGTGCGGGCTGACGCTCTCCAGTCTGCATGCCTTGCTCTGGAAGCGGCCGCGCCACACCGTGGTGCAGGTGCTAGCAGACTGGATCCGGGACGAGACGTTTCAGAAACGAATGGAGCCGCAGCAGCGTCAACGTTTACGAGTTGTCGCGCCTGTCTTGCTTGATGCTTTGCATGATGATGGTCACCAGCCATTTGCGGCACGACTGGAGTCGCTCTGGATGACGCTTGGCGGTCCAGGGCTGGTGAGTGATGCATCAGACCTTGAGGATGCCCAGGCGGTCTTTAACCTGATGGACGGTCTGGCCGAGCATAGCCATCTGGACATGGACCGGTTACAAAAGCATCTGGGCAAGCTCTTTGCAACGCCGGTTGCGACCAGTGACCGAGCCATCGAAATCATGACCATGCACAAGGCAAAGGGGCTTGAGTTCGAGGAGGTCATTCTGATGGGGCTCGAACGGTCGCCTCGAAACGATCAAGCCCCGCTGGTGCGCATTGAGCAAGTTGGTTCACGGGTTCTCTTTGGTCCGGTTAAAGCCAGCGCACAGCAGGAACAGGACCCGATTGCACAGTATCTTGGCAAGCGAGAGGCTGTCAGGCAGGATTTTGAGACAGATCGACTTTTGTATGTTGCGGCCACCCGCGCAAGACAGGCACTGCATCTGGTTGCACGCATCAGCATCGACAGCAAGTCAGGAGGGATCAGGAAGGTTTCCGAGAAGTCCTTGCTGGGCAAGTTGTGGGGATTTTGTCCGCAGGCGATTCAGGATGAAGCTGTTGAGCGATTGCGGGGGCAGTCTGAAACCGGGGATGCGTCATCTTCTGGACCGGGGTGGCGTGCACCAGCGATGATCCGCAGAGCGAGCCTTCCTGAACGACTGGAAACGCACAAGGTACTGGCCCAGCATGAAAGCTATGGATTTGCAGCGTGGCCCGCGCAGGACAGTCCTGATCGTCTGATTGGCACCCTCTTGCATGCATGGTTTGCACGCTTTAGCGGGGTAAGTTCACCAGAGCTGCCAGGGCCTGGACAAGTCATGACACAACTTGCCCGCCTGGGCATGCCGGTTGCATTGCGTGAGAAAGCCGCGCAACAGGTCATCAGCGGGCTTGAGGCAATGGTGTCAAGCGAGCGCGGGAAGTGGTTGCTCTCGCAGCCTCAGGCAAGGGTTGAATGGTCGCTTGTAGATCATGATGAAGTGGTGTCTGTTCTGGACCTGGCGATTGATCAGGGTAGTCACTGGCTGGTTGTTGATTACAAGACATCCAGCCGGCATCCGGACGAAACTGAAGATATGTTCAAAGAGCGCATGATGGTGCGCTATCGGCCACAGATGCTGCGATATGTTGACCAGTTACGTGCATTTGACGGAAGAGATGCCAAGGCTGCGCTTTACTTTCCGGTTGACGATCTCTGGGTTGAGATGAGTTTCTGAACGTTGCTTGAGGCGTTTTTCTGCAAGCCTGCTAGAATTCGGGGTGGCGGGCCCCTCCGCATGGTTCAGCGGTGAACCTGGTCAGGTCGGGAACGAAGCAGCCATAGCCGTGCCGAATCAGTGCCGGAGTCAGGCTCGCCATCTATGCTGCTGTCAGCCAAGTGAAGGCCATATGAGTTATCTGGTACTAGCCCGCAAGTGGCGACCACGCGATTTTGAAAGTCTGGTGGGCCAGGATCATGTGGTTCGCGCCTTGACACACGCGCTCACGACCCAGCGACTCCATCACGCCTGGCTTTTTACCGGCACTCGCGGTGTTGGCAAAACGACCCTGTCCCGTATCCTTGCCAAATCCCTGAACTGCGAAGCAGGTATTACGGCGCATCCGTGTGGCAAATGTGCTGCGTGTACGCAGATCGATGCCGGACGGTTCGTGGACTATGTCGAACTCGATGCGGCCTCCAACCGGGGCGTTGATGAAATGACGCAGTTGCTCGAGCAGGCGGTTTATGCGCCGACGGCTGCGCGATTCAAGGTCTACATGATCGACGAGGTTCACATGCTTTCGGGGCATGCGTTTAACGCCATGCTCAAGACCCTGGAAGAACCTCCGCCCCACGTAAAGTTCATTCTTGCGACCACAGATCCCCAGAAAATTCCACCAACCGTCCTGAGTCGCTGTCTGCAGTTCAATCTCAAGCAGATGGCGCCGGAGTCAATTGCATCGCACCTGGCCTGGGTCCTCGAGCAGGAGAATGTCCGGTTCGAGTCACTCGCGCTCAGACTGATCGGTCAATCTGCATCAGGATCCATGCGGGATGCCCTGTCGCTGACGGATCAGGCGATTGCCTTTAGCTCGGGTGACCTGACGCTCGAGTCGGTTCGCAGCATGCTGGGTTCGGTTGATCAGACGCTACTGGTGCAGCTGTTGCAATCCCTTTATCAGTGCGACGCACCTCAGGTCCTTGAGGTGACCAGACGATTGTCCGAGCGGGGACTGTCCTTGCGAGCGGCACTGGCTGACCTGGCTATTCTGCTATCCAGAATTGCAATCACCCAGCGTGTTGGAACCTGCGAGCTCGAAGACGAGACGGTGCGTGATGCGGTGCAGCATCTTGCAAACGAGATGCCCGCCGATCTGGTACAGCTTTTTTACACCGTTTGCGTTCACAGTCGACAGGAACTGGCCCAGGCACCGGACGAGTTTGCCGGTTTTGTGATGATCTGTCTGCGGATGCTGGGTTTTGTGGATTCGCTGGTCGACCCACAAAAAAAAAGTGCGCCACTGAAGACAAGCCAGCCAGTCGAGTCGAGTAAGCCGACCGGGTTGGCAAGCACAGCGGAGAATACTGAGCGATTATCGGCTCCGGCATCAGGGTCGACCGTGCTTGAGACGCCAGACTCCTCAACGACCCCGGCAGATCCAACCCCAAGCCTCGTAGCAGCGACTCCAGTTCATCCAGTCCCTCCATCCGACGCCAGTGAACAGGAGAAGTCCGCAGAGGATTTCGTGGGGGTTGCGATTCGAGAGGCGAAAGATACGCAGCTTTTCCGTCAGGACGCCCCGGCGCCAGGAAAATCAAATGATCAGGCCAGACTGAGTTCCGGAGCGGGACTGACAGATCCCTCTGATTTGCAGTCGGGGGTGAACCTGTGCGGCAGGAAGTGCCTGCGACCGGCGCACCGGCGACATATTCAACATATTCGGATGATCAGGCAGATGCACCACCACCGGTCGCACCGCCTGATGATGCTCGATATGATGAGGTGTTGCCACCTGAGCCTGATGATAATGGTGAGGACAGTCTGCTTCCGTGGGAAGATGCCCCGCAGGTGAGTTTCGAGAGTCTCCCGACATCCGGTGCTGCGCCAGTCGATCAGCGTGCTGCCGGATTGTCTGCCCTGAGCGATGATGGCGACCCGCGTGACCGTCGTGCGCAGCAATCGCAGGAAGTGTTTGTTGAGCCGGAAGTCCCCGAGTTGTCTGAATCATCCGGCCCGTCCGGTGAACAGGGGTTTCCGTCATTACAATCTGTTGTGCGGGAATGGTCGACGCTGGCAGCAGGTCTTTCAGTCTCCGGGATGGCTCGCCAGCTGGCGATGCAGTCGGTATGTGTCAGTGCGAATGAACAGTGTCTGACCCTGCTTGTGCAAGCGGGAGCAATTGCCAGAGGATCTCACGTTCAGCGGCTCGAAAGTGCGGTTCAGAAGAAACTGGGCAAACCGGTTCGACTGGAGATCACTGTTGGTGAACTGGGGTCGGCCCAGACTGCTCAGCAGATCGCTGATCTGGAGACCGAGCGGCGTCTTGAAGAGGCTCGTCAGCAACTGGAAACTGATCCTTTTGTACAGACACTGATGCAGGAAATGGGTGCACAAATCGTTCCGGGGTCCGTTCGCCCCGCAGGATCAGGTGCCAGTGTGTAATGTCCGTCCCGTCGTAACCGGGTGCAGTTTAACGAAAGGAAATCTACAGCATGATGAAAGGACAAATGGCTGGCCTGATGCGTCAGGCCCAGCAAATGCAGGAGAATATGAAAAAGGCTCAGGAAGCGCTGGCCGACATCACCGTTGAAGGTGCGTCCGGTGGCAGCCTGGTCAAAGTGACAATGACTTGTCGTCACGATGTGCGCCGAGTCGAGATCGATCCGAGTCTGCTTGCCGATGACAAGGACATGCTCGAAGACCTCGTCGCGGCTGCTTTTAACGATGCACTGCGCAAGGCTGAAGAAACATCGCAGGAGAAAATGGCGTCTGTCACGGCAGGTCTGCCATTGCCACCGGGTATGAAGCTGCCGTTCTGATATGGACGCCCCGATGTCTGAACCAGGGCCACTGACGGATCTGGTCAAGGCTTTGCGAGCGCTGCCTGGCGTTGGCGTTCGCACGGCGAGACGAATGGCTTATCACCTGCTGCAGAATGATCCACAAGCTGCCCGTGCCTTGAGCCGGGCGCTGTCAGATGCGATTGAAGGTCTGGTGCACTGTGAGCGATGTAACGGGTTTAGCCAGACGCCCATCTGCGTGGTCTGCTCTGACTCCGGGCGGGACCAGAGCCTTCTCTGTATTGTGGAGACACCCTCTGACCAGAACTCGATTGAAGCCACCCATAACTACCTTGGGCTTTATTACATCCTGATGGGCCGCATCGCGCCGCTAGAGGGTGTTGGCGCGCAGGAGCTCAATCTTAAGCGCCTGCTTGATCGCGTCAGCGACGGGCGTGTTGAAGAGGTGATTCTGGCCACCAATTTCACTTCAGAAGGTGAAACCACGGCACACTATCTGGGTGAGGCTCTGCGAGCCAGAGGCCTGAAAGTCAGCCGGCTTGCTCGCGGCGTGCCAGCCGGGAGTGAACTTGAGTATGTCGATGCTGGTACTGTTGCCTGGGCGATGATGGAAAGAAAGCCTGCCTGACTCAGGTTGACAGGTGATTTGGCGGCCTGTCTTTAAATAAAGATATACTTTACTTTTGGAGTGCGAGAGCACCTCGGCGAATTCCAGGTCTGAACAGGACGTCAAGACATTGCCGTCACCTCGCGTGTCGCGTTAAGGTGACTTGGATCAAAGGTTGTTTTTGCGGCCAGGCGTAAAGTGAACTGAGGTCCTGGATACTGGTTCCGGGATGTGATCTCTGCATTCCTTCAACTTCATGTTCTGATCACTCAGCCTGATAATCTTTTATCACGCGATAAAGTCAATCGGCTACTTTCGGAGTATTCACACATGGCAGTCACCCTGGAACCTGTCAAGCCTGTCCCTGCACTGGTGGCCGTGGCCATCACGCTTGTCATCTGGTTTGTGATTCCTGTCCCGGAGGGGGTTGCGCCAAATGCCTGGCGCTTGCTGGCGCTGTTTGTCGGGACTATTGCGGCCATCATTGGCAAGGCACTGCCGATTGGCGCGGTTTCGATTGTGGCCATTGCGCTGGTTGCCCTGACCCAGGTAACCAATCCGGGCAATCCCAAAGCGGCTCTGGCGGACGCGCTGAGCGGGTTCTCAAACGACCTGATCTGGCTGATCGGTATCTCGATCATGATCTCCTACAGTCTGAACAAGACCGGACTGGGTGCGAGAATCGGGTATTACCTGATTTCGCTTTTTGGTAAGCGCACACTGGGCATCGCGTATGCGCTCGCGGTGACCGAGACAATTCTGGCGCCAGTCACGCCTAGCAACACGGCTCGTGGGGGTGGAATTATCCACCCCATCATGCGCTCCATTGCCGACAGCTTCGGTTCGAAGCCCGAACGCGGCTCCACAGAAAAGATTGGCCGCTATCTTGCTCTGGTCAATTACAACATCAACCCGGTCACGTCGGCGATGTTCATCACGGCAACCGCACCGAACCCGTTGATTGTCACGCTGATCTATCAGGGTACCGATCCGTCTTTTCAGATGTCCTGGATGATGTGGGCAGTTGCGGCCTTTGTTCCGGCAGTCGTTTCTCTGATACTTGTTCCGCTTGTGATCTACGTGATCTATGCCCCGAGATCAAAAAAACGCCAGATGCACCAGAGTTTGCCAGGGAGCGGTTGCGTGATCTTGGCCCGCTGTCTTTCCCGGAAAAAATCACCCTCGGTGTGTTTGGGCTGCTGCTGTTCATGTGGGCTGGCGTACCAGCGATGATCCTGGGTGGCACGTATGCGATCAGTCCGACCACAGCCGCTTTCGTCGGACTGGCGATTCTGCTTGTCACAGGTGTTCTGCAGTGGGACGATGTATTGAAAAACAAGGGGGCATGGGATACGGTCATATGGTTCTCTGCGCTTGTGATGATGGCGAGTTTTCTGGGCAAACTCGGTCTGGTGTCGTGGCTTGCCCTGGCAGTGGGCAGTGGCATTGACAGCATGGGCATCAGCTGGGTCTCTGGTACACTGATCCTGGCTCTGGTCTATGTCTACTCTCATTATTTCTTTGCTAGTACTACCGCGCACATCACTGCGATGTTCGCGGCTTTCTTTGCGGCCGGCATTGCGCTGGGGGCTCCGCCGATGTTGCTGGGCCTGATTCTGGCGTACTCGTCATCGCTGATGATGTCGCTGACACACTACGGTACTGGCACGGCACCGATCATTTTTGGGTCCGGATACACCACGCTGGGTGAATGGTGGAAAACCGGCTTTATTGTCAGTGTCGTCAACCTCACTGTCTGGATTTTGCTTGGCGGGGCCTGGTGGAAAGTGCTGGGTTACTGGTGACGTCTATTGCGTGTGCCAGGTCGGCGCGCTGTTGACCCGGGTCAGGTGACCCTCTACGCTGATGTTTTCTGATGAACGGAGGGGACCTCAAAATGAGAACATTAGTCGACTTGAGCAACAAGAACATCATGATTACCGGGGCTGGCCAGGGGATTGGTCTGGCCGCGGCCGGGTTGATGCGAGATCTTGGGGCAAATCTGACCTTGGTCGAAATTGGTGACAAAGGGGTTGCGCTGCTCAAGGAGCAATTTCCAGACGCGTTGATTGCCCAGGGTAGTGTGACGGATCGTGATTTCGTGGAACTGGCAGTTTCGCAATCTGTCAAGGAGTTCGGTGGCATTCATGGGTTGATGAATAATGCCGGAATCACCCGCACCGCGATGATCGAAAAAATGACCGCACAGCAATGGCAGGAAGTCGTTGATGTGAACATGACCGGTGTATTTAACTGCCTGCAGGCAGTAGGTATTCAGATGATTGCGAGCTCCAAGGCGGGAGAGGCCCGTCCGGGAGCGATCGTGAATATTTCATCCGATGCAGGGCGACGTGGTTCAATGGGCCAGATTAACTATGCGGCGGCGAAGTCCGGCGTGCTGGGCATGACCATGACTGCGGCCAAGGAGTGGGGGCGCTACGGCATCCGGGTTAACAGTGTCTGCTTCGGTGTGGTCGAAACCCAGATGACCGAGGTCATTCGTGGCGAGAAATTCCGTGACAAATATTTGAGCGCGGTACCGATGGGGGCGTTCCTGTCACCTGAGCAGGCTGTTCAGTCAGTCGCCTTTCTTTTGTCGGGTGCTGCGGAGTTCATTACGGGTCAGCATCTGTCCATCAATGGTGGCTCGCACATGGGTTTTTGAGCCGCGGCTTCCTGACGGTTTACTTTTGAATCGGCATTCAGGCAATGTACCAACGTGCTGCCTGAGCGCCGGCGCCCACCCGGTTCAGTGACCGGGGTCGCTCTGTCTGCGGCTTCCTGTTCATGTTTGAGACAGGGCACGAACACCCGCAAGCCTCGCCTTCACGGGCACTCTGGTAACACCAGCTAATACGGTGACTGGCCAAGGCCTGAGGGTTAGCCTTGCATTAGCTTGTCGAGGTCAATGGAGTCCTTCACAAACACTCGAATGCCTTCTGACAGTTTCTCTGTTGCCATGGCATCTTCATTCAGAAGGAACCGAAACTGTGCTTCGTTCAGCGTGACCGCCTGCGGTTTGTTTTGGCGCGCGTAGTCAGATGTCAAGCGTGGTGCAAGGGCATCTGTCCTGGATGCCAGGTCACTCAGCAATTCAGGGCTGATCGTCAACAGATCACATCCGGCGAGTGCCAGAATCTGCCCGGTGTTTCTGAAGCTTGCCCCATGATTTCGGTGGATATGCCGTGGGATTTGAAATAGGCATAAATCCGCGACACAGATTGCACGCCCGGGTCATTTTCCCCTGAATTGGCCTGCTCATCCCAGGCTTGGCCGGCGGCTTTCTTGTGCCAGTCGTAAATTCTGCCGACAAACGGCGAAATAAGGGTCGCGCTTGCCTGTGCTGCAGCGATGGCCTGCACCAGAGAAAACAGCAGGGTGAGGTTGCATGAGATCCCTTCGGCCTGCAGGATTCGTGCTGCCTCGATGCCTTCCCATGTCGATGCAATCTTGATCAGTACACGCGAGCGCTGGATCCCGCGAGACTCATAACGCTTGATCAGACTGCGTGCACGCTCGACGGTCGCTGCTGTGTCGAACGATAGTCTGGCATCTACTTCTGTGGATACTCTGCCCGGCACGATCTTGAGGATCTCGATCCCAAATGAAACCAGAAGCTCGTCTGTCAAGTCTGTGATCGAGAGAGATCCGCGATGCCTGAGGCATTCCTTGAGTAGTGGTTCATAGGCTGGCAGTTTGGCGGCTTTCAGAATCAGGGACGGATTGGTGGTGGCGTCCGTCGGCTGAAACTGTTTCATGCCTTCAAAGTCACCTGTGTCGGCCACAACTGTTGTGTGACGCTTCAGAGTTTCGAGCAAATTATCCATCGGCGGTTATACTTACAAGGTTTGAATGTTGAAATTGATACCGGGGTCATGAGCGTGCTGCCATCCATATTTCCCGGAGATGCCGACCGGCAGTCTCCAGCAATTCTAGCCTTGGCAGACGGAACCATCTTTCAGGGCCGATCAATCGGCGCGGATGGACACACCGTAGCCGAGGTTGTCTTTAATACAGCCATGACAGGCTATCAGGAAATTCTGACGGATCCGAGTTACAGCGGTCAGATCGTCACACTGACGTATCCCCACATCGGAAACACGGGTGTGAACAAGGAAGACATCGAGTCCGCAAAGATACATGCGGCCGGTCTGGTTATTCGTGACTGCTCGCTGCGTGTATCCAATTTTCGGGCAACAGAATCACTGCCAGAATACCTGAAGTCACAGTCTATTGTTGCCATCGCGGGAGTCGATACCCGACAACTCACCCGCATTTTGCGAGAGAAAGGTGCCCAGGGCGGGTGCATTCTGGTCGGAGAGGATGCTGAACGAGCGCTTGCGCTTGCGCGGGAGTTTCCCGGCATGGCCGGCCAGGATCTTGCCAGGGTGGTCACCGCGTCGAGTACTGCCGAGTGGGCCGAATCGGTCTGGCAACTCGGAGCCGGATATGCTCAAGGCAAGACAGATGGGCCTCATGTCGTCGCGTACGATTTCGGGGTGAAATACAACATCCTGCGCCTGCTGTCCGAGCGAGGTTGTCGTATCACCGTGGTACCGGCTCAGACCACCGCCGAGCAGGTGCTGGCGCTCAATCCGGATGGCGTATTTTTGTCCAATGGTCCTGGTGATCCGGATCCGTGTGATTACGCCATTGCAGCCACCAGAACATTCCTGGAAAGAAAACTGCCAGTTTTTGGAATCTGCCTTGGCCATCAGATAATGGGCCTGGCACTCGGTGCCAGGACCGTGAAGATGAAAACCGGCCATCACGGTTCCAACCATCCTGTGCAGGATCTGGCTTCGGGCAGGGTTTTCATCACGGCGCAGAACCACGGTTTTGCGGTGGATGCCGAGAGCCTTCCAGCTAACGCCCGGGTCACACATGTGTCCCTGTTCGATGGCACGCTGCAAGGCTTCGAGCTGACAGACCGGCCAGCGTTCTGCTTCCAGGGCCACCCAGAGGCCAGTCCGGGTCCGCACGACATCCTCGTGCTGTTTGACAAGTTCATGGGCCTGATGGCCAACCCGTCAAAGTAAGAGACATCATGCCCAAACGTACAGATATCAAAAGCATTCTCATCATTGGAGCAGGTCCGATCATTATTGGACAGGCTTGCGAATTTGACTACTCCGGTGCACAGGCCTGCAAGGCCCTCAAGGCTGAGGGTTATCGCACCATACTGGTCAACAGCAACCCGGCCACTATCATGACCGATCCGGAAACGGCCGATGCAACCTATATCGAGCCGATTACCTGGGAAGCCGTTGAAAAGATCATTGACAAAGAGCGGCCTGACGCTCTGCTGCCGACCATGGGTGGGCAGACTGCACTGAACTGCGCGCTCGACCTGGATCGTCACGGTGTACTGCAAAAGTACGGCGTCGAACTGATCGGTGCCAATGCACACGCGATCGAGAAAGCCGAAGACCGCCAGAAGTTCAAGACGGCCATGGCCGCAATCGGGCTTGAATCAGCCAAATCAGGTGTGGCGCATACGCTGGATGAGGCCTGGGAAGTACAGCGCCGAATTGCCCAGGAAACCGGTACCAGCGGCTTTCCGGCCGTTATCCGTCCAAGCTTCACGCTTGGCGGTTCAGGTGGTGGAATTGCCTACAACGCCGAAGAGTTCGAGACAATCTGCCGTCGCGGAATTGAAGCCTCGCCGACAGATGAGCTCCTGATTGAGGAGTCACTGCTTGGCTGGAAAGAGTTCGAGATGGAGGTTGTACGCGACCGGGCGGATAACTGCATCATTGTCTGCTCGATCGAGAACCTGGATCCGATGGGTGTTCACACGGGTGACTCCATTACGGTTGCGCCTGCACAGACGCTGACTGACAAGGAATACCAGATCATGCGTGACGCGTCGATCGCGGTGCTGCGTGAAATTGGTGTTGACACAGGTGGATCGAACGTCCAGTTTGCCGTGAATCCGGACAATGGCCGGATGATCGTCATCGAGATGAACCCCAGGGTTTCGCGTTCTTCGGCCCTGGCCTCCAAGGCAACGGGGTTTCCAATTGCCAAGGTGGCGGCCCGCCTTGCAGTTGGCTACACACTGGATGAGCTCAAGAACGAAATTACAGGTGGTGCGACACCGGCGTCGTTTGAGCCGACGATTGACTATGTTGTCACCAAAGTACCGCGGTTTGCGTTCGAGAAGTTTCCGCAGGCCGACGCTCGTCTGACGACCCAGATGAAGTCGGTCGGAGAGGTGATGGCAATCGGCAGAACCTTTCAGGAGTCGCTGCAGAAAGCCTTCCGTGGACTGGAGATCGGTGTCGATGGTCTGAACCAGATGACCACTGACCGTCAGACTATCCAGGTTGAGCTTGCCGAACCGGGTCCAGAGCGGATCTGGTATGTCGGTGACGCCTTTGCGCAGGGATTCACGCTTGAAGAAGTACATCAGCTGACCCGCATTGATCCATGGTTCCTGGCTCAGATCCAGGAGATCGTGGATATCGAGCTGGCTCTGGAGCAGCGCACGCTGGCCGACCTGGATTTCAAAACGGTTCTCGAGCTCAAGCGTCGCGGGTTCTCTGATCGTCGGCTGGCCTTTTTGCTCGACACGACAGAAAGTGAAGTGCGTAAGGTTCGCCATCTGTTCAATGTGCGCCCTGTCTACAAACGGGTCGATACCTGCGCAGCTGAGTTTGCGACCAGTACCGCTTACCTTTACTCGACCTACGAACAGGCGTGCGAGGCAGATCCGACCGATCGTAAGAAAATCATCGTTCTGGGCGGTGGCCCGAACAGGATCGGACAGGGTATCGAGTTTGACTATTGCTGCGTGCATGCCGCG
This sequence is a window from Orrella marina. Protein-coding genes within it:
- the carA gene encoding glutamine-hydrolyzing carbamoyl-phosphate synthase small subunit, with translation MLPSIFPGDADRQSPAILALADGTIFQGRSIGADGHTVAEVVFNTAMTGYQEILTDPSYSGQIVTLTYPHIGNTGVNKEDIESAKIHAAGLVIRDCSLRVSNFRATESLPEYLKSQSIVAIAGVDTRQLTRILREKGAQGGCILVGEDAERALALAREFPGMAGQDLARVVTASSTAEWAESVWQLGAGYAQGKTDGPHVVAYDFGVKYNILRLLSERGCRITVVPAQTTAEQVLALNPDGVFLSNGPGDPDPCDYAIAATRTFLERKLPVFGICLGHQIMGLALGARTVKMKTGHHGSNHPVQDLASGRVFITAQNHGFAVDAESLPANARVTHVSLFDGTLQGFELTDRPAFCFQGHPEASPGPHDILVLFDKFMGLMANPSK
- the carB gene encoding carbamoyl-phosphate synthase large subunit codes for the protein MPKRTDIKSILIIGAGPIIIGQACEFDYSGAQACKALKAEGYRTILVNSNPATIMTDPETADATYIEPITWEAVEKIIDKERPDALLPTMGGQTALNCALDLDRHGVLQKYGVELIGANAHAIEKAEDRQKFKTAMAAIGLESAKSGVAHTLDEAWEVQRRIAQETGTSGFPAVIRPSFTLGGSGGGIAYNAEEFETICRRGIEASPTDELLIEESLLGWKEFEMEVVRDRADNCIIVCSIENLDPMGVHTGDSITVAPAQTLTDKEYQIMRDASIAVLREIGVDTGGSNVQFAVNPDNGRMIVIEMNPRVSRSSALASKATGFPIAKVAARLAVGYTLDELKNEITGGATPASFEPTIDYVVTKVPRFAFEKFPQADARLTTQMKSVGEVMAIGRTFQESLQKAFRGLEIGVDGLNQMTTDRQTIQVELAEPGPERIWYVGDAFAQGFTLEEVHQLTRIDPWFLAQIQEIVDIELALEQRTLADLDFKTVLELKRRGFSDRRLAFLLDTTESEVRKVRHLFNVRPVYKRVDTCAAEFATSTAYLYSTYEQACEADPTDRKKIIVLGGGPNRIGQGIEFDYCCVHAAVALREDGFETIMVNCNPETVSTDYDTSDRLYFEPLTLEDVLEIVHKEKPVGMIVQYGGQTPLKLARALEANGVPIIGTSPDSIDVAEDRERFQKLLNKLGLRQPANRTARTESEALAYGQEIGYPLVVRPSYVLGGRAMEIVHEQADLERYMREAVKVSNDSPVLLDRFLNNAIEVDVDCLCDGQRVFIGGVMEHIEQAGVHSGDSACCLPPYSLPATVISEIERQTAAMARALSVTGLMNVQFAVQGDDVYVLEVNPRASRTVPFVSKATGLQLAKIAARAMAGISFEAQGIDKEVVPTFYSVKEAVFPFVKFPGVDTILGPEMKSTGEVMGVGESFGEAFVKSQMAASVKLPLSGTVFVSVKDQDKPRAIDVARGLHELGFSIVATRGTAAAIQDAGIPVTVVNKVTEGRPHVVDMLKNAEIVLVINTVEERRNAITDSRAIRTQALGAGVTYYTTIAGAWAAVEGMQYIRKGGGLKVYSLQSLHQQLHG